The following proteins are co-located in the Corynebacterium kalinowskii genome:
- a CDS encoding anaerobic C4-dicarboxylate transporter codes for MLLTLQIIIVLGAIFLGARLGSIAIGMAGGAGVLLLGLTGIPVTIKDIPFDVIGIIMCVIAAIAAMQKAGGLDYLVYLAEKALRKNPKQITIWAPIVTWLMTVFCGTGHTAFSTLPVIAEVAKEGGVRPSRPLSIAVVASQMAITASPISAAVVFMASIMEPLGVGYVSMLAVFILSTFLAIIITAFVTNFLGKDLADDPVYQERLANGTVKPPSGVHDYTPVKGAKASVMIFLVAILLVMFYATAISDQVGLIKEPTIPRNEAIMAIMLGAATVITLVCKIKADTILQSSVFRSGMSACVCVLGVAWLGTTLINHYIDDIKELSGNVLNDYPWMLAVVLFFAAALLYSQAATAKALLPAALAVGVSPLVAVASFAAVSALFILPTYPTLLAAVEMDDTGSTKIGKFVFNHSFIIPGTLAIALAVAFGFLFGSFMI; via the coding sequence GTGTTACTCACACTCCAAATCATCATCGTGCTCGGTGCCATCTTCCTCGGCGCCCGGCTCGGTTCCATTGCCATCGGTATGGCCGGTGGCGCCGGCGTCCTGCTGCTGGGACTCACCGGCATACCCGTCACTATTAAAGACATCCCCTTCGATGTCATCGGCATCATCATGTGTGTTATCGCAGCTATCGCTGCGATGCAGAAAGCCGGTGGCCTGGATTACCTCGTCTACCTGGCGGAAAAGGCCCTCCGCAAGAATCCAAAGCAAATCACCATTTGGGCGCCTATTGTCACCTGGTTGATGACGGTGTTCTGCGGTACCGGCCACACGGCATTCTCGACGCTGCCAGTTATCGCCGAGGTCGCTAAGGAAGGTGGCGTCCGCCCATCACGTCCACTGTCCATCGCGGTCGTTGCGTCTCAGATGGCCATCACGGCATCGCCAATCTCAGCAGCAGTTGTCTTCATGGCCTCGATCATGGAGCCACTCGGCGTTGGCTACGTGTCCATGCTGGCCGTGTTCATCCTGTCTACGTTCCTGGCAATCATCATCACAGCCTTTGTCACCAACTTCTTGGGCAAGGACTTGGCTGACGATCCGGTCTACCAAGAGCGTCTTGCCAACGGAACCGTGAAGCCACCAAGCGGTGTTCACGACTACACACCAGTCAAGGGTGCTAAGGCTTCCGTGATGATCTTCCTGGTTGCCATTCTGTTGGTCATGTTCTACGCTACCGCCATCTCGGATCAGGTCGGCTTGATCAAGGAGCCTACGATCCCTCGTAACGAGGCCATCATGGCCATCATGCTCGGAGCTGCCACGGTTATCACCCTGGTATGCAAGATCAAGGCTGACACGATCTTGCAGTCCTCGGTCTTTCGTTCCGGTATGTCCGCCTGTGTCTGTGTCCTCGGTGTTGCTTGGCTCGGAACCACGCTGATTAACCACTACATCGACGACATTAAGGAACTATCCGGCAACGTGCTCAATGATTACCCATGGATGCTCGCGGTGGTTCTGTTTTTCGCAGCCGCTCTGCTGTACTCCCAGGCCGCTACCGCAAAGGCACTGCTACCTGCAGCCCTGGCAGTCGGTGTCAGTCCTCTGGTTGCTGTTGCTTCCTTCGCAGCTGTCTCCGCTCTGTTCATCCTGCCTACCTACCCAACGCTGCTCGCAGCTGTGGAAATGGACGACACCGGTTCGACCAAGATTGGCAAGTTTGTCTTCAACCACTCCTTCATCATTCCGGGCACGTTGGCTATCGCCCTGGCGGTCGCCTTCGGCTTCCTCTTCGGTAGTTTCATGATC
- the aspA gene encoding aspartate ammonia-lyase: protein MTDATFAEGTRIEEDLLGTKEVPNDCYYGIHTLRAVENFVISGRTHNQVPDFIRGMVQVKKATAMANRKCKTLPKDKYEAIVWACDQILEEGRCMDQFPTDSFQGGAGTSMNMNSNEVVANLALEHMGKPKGSYHDLNPNDDVNMAQSTNDAYPTGLKLGIYHAAVGYIKELRNLADAFNAKGEEFKDVLKMGRTQLQDAVPMTLGGEFKAFGYGLHEEADFLEQAIKILLTTNLGATAIGTGLNTPEGFQDAIVAALAEVTGLPIKGAPDLLVATYDNSCYMHAHAAVKQSAMNLSKICNDLRLLSSGPRAGLKEINLPEMQAGSSIMPAKVNPVIPEVVNQVCFKVFGNDQCVLMAAEAGQLQLNVMEPALAQAIFESLELLTNAVVTLREKCVVGITANEDICRAFVDNSIGIITYLNPFIGHLAGDKIGKEAAATGRSVRELVLEKGLMDEAQLNEVLSTENLMKPVYRGKLYED from the coding sequence GTGACCGACGCAACCTTCGCAGAAGGAACCCGCATTGAAGAAGACCTGCTGGGCACAAAGGAGGTGCCAAACGATTGCTATTACGGCATTCACACCCTCCGTGCTGTGGAGAACTTCGTCATTTCCGGAAGGACCCACAATCAGGTTCCTGACTTCATCCGGGGCATGGTGCAGGTGAAGAAGGCCACGGCGATGGCGAACCGCAAGTGCAAGACGTTGCCCAAGGACAAGTACGAGGCCATTGTCTGGGCCTGCGACCAAATCCTTGAAGAGGGCCGTTGCATGGATCAGTTCCCAACCGATTCCTTCCAAGGCGGTGCCGGCACGTCCATGAACATGAACTCCAACGAGGTAGTAGCTAACCTCGCTCTCGAGCACATGGGCAAGCCAAAAGGCTCCTACCATGACCTGAATCCGAACGATGATGTCAATATGGCGCAGTCCACTAACGATGCATACCCAACCGGCTTGAAGCTGGGCATCTACCACGCAGCGGTCGGCTACATCAAGGAGCTGCGCAACCTCGCAGATGCTTTTAACGCTAAGGGCGAGGAATTCAAGGACGTTCTCAAGATGGGTCGCACCCAATTGCAGGACGCCGTTCCAATGACTCTAGGTGGGGAATTCAAAGCCTTTGGCTATGGCCTCCATGAGGAAGCGGATTTCCTCGAGCAAGCCATCAAGATCCTGCTCACCACCAACCTTGGTGCTACCGCTATCGGCACTGGCCTCAACACCCCAGAGGGCTTCCAAGATGCCATCGTCGCTGCGCTGGCAGAGGTCACCGGCCTTCCAATCAAGGGAGCCCCAGACCTCCTCGTCGCCACCTACGACAACTCCTGCTACATGCACGCACATGCAGCTGTGAAGCAGTCGGCGATGAACCTTTCCAAGATCTGTAACGACTTGCGCCTGCTGTCCTCCGGTCCACGCGCTGGCTTGAAGGAAATCAACCTGCCAGAGATGCAGGCCGGCTCCTCGATCATGCCTGCCAAGGTCAACCCAGTGATCCCAGAGGTAGTCAACCAGGTCTGCTTCAAGGTCTTCGGCAATGACCAATGCGTCCTCATGGCTGCTGAAGCCGGGCAGCTTCAGCTCAACGTCATGGAGCCAGCTCTGGCACAGGCAATCTTTGAGTCCCTCGAATTGCTGACCAATGCCGTCGTTACGCTGCGTGAGAAGTGCGTCGTGGGCATCACCGCCAATGAAGACATCTGCCGCGCTTTCGTGGACAACTCCATCGGCATCATCACCTACCTCAACCCATTCATCGGCCACCTTGCCGGCGACAAGATCGGTAAGGAAGCTGCAGCAACCGGCCGTTCCGTCCGCGAACTGGTGCTGGAGAAGGGATTGATGGACGAGGCTCAGCTGAATGAGGTTCTCTCCACCGAAAACCTGATGAAGCCTGTCTACCGCGGAAAGCTGTACGAAGACTAG
- the hisG gene encoding ATP phosphoribosyltransferase: MLKVAVPNKGSLSERAVEILEEAGYEGRQDPKALTVLDQANKVEFFFLRPKDIAIYVAKGHLDLGITGRDLAADSMAKVQEVMPLGFGASTFRYAGPKDAQLDVASLAGLRIATSYPNLVREDLKAQGIEADVIRLDGAVEISIKLGVADAIADVVSTGRTLRKQGLVPFGPVICDSEAVVVAREGIELLDAHQVFLRRMQGILHAQNFLMLDYNIHEDLLTEATKITPGLSGPTVSPLAHENWVAVRAMVPKKEANHIMDQLSLLGAKAILASEIRIARM; the protein is encoded by the coding sequence ATGCTCAAAGTTGCCGTTCCCAACAAGGGCTCGCTGTCCGAGCGTGCCGTCGAAATCCTCGAGGAAGCTGGCTATGAAGGCCGTCAAGACCCGAAGGCCTTGACAGTTCTCGATCAGGCAAACAAGGTGGAATTCTTCTTCCTGCGCCCGAAGGACATTGCCATTTATGTCGCCAAGGGCCACCTCGACCTCGGCATTACCGGTCGCGATCTTGCAGCCGACTCCATGGCGAAGGTTCAGGAAGTCATGCCTCTCGGCTTCGGCGCTTCCACTTTCCGCTACGCCGGCCCTAAGGATGCTCAGCTGGACGTCGCGTCCCTCGCCGGGCTGCGCATCGCAACCTCATACCCGAATTTGGTTCGGGAGGATCTGAAGGCTCAGGGGATCGAAGCTGACGTTATCCGACTGGATGGGGCAGTAGAGATCTCTATCAAGCTCGGCGTAGCGGACGCTATCGCCGACGTGGTCTCCACCGGACGGACCCTACGCAAGCAGGGCTTGGTTCCCTTCGGCCCGGTCATTTGCGACTCTGAGGCTGTGGTCGTAGCGCGCGAGGGCATTGAGCTTCTCGACGCCCACCAGGTATTCCTACGCCGCATGCAAGGCATTTTGCATGCACAAAACTTCCTCATGCTCGACTACAACATCCACGAAGACCTGCTGACTGAGGCCACCAAAATCACTCCGGGACTATCCGGACCAACGGTGTCACCACTTGCTCACGAAAACTGGGTAGCAGTGCGCGCTATGGTTCCCAAAAAGGAAGCCAACCACATCATGGATCAGCTCTCCTTGCTGGGGGCCAAGGCCATCCTGGCTTCCGAGATCCGGATCGCACGCATGTAG
- a CDS encoding phosphoribosyl-ATP diphosphatase yields MKNFDSLYEELLTRSQTRPEGSGTVAALDKGVHHVGKKIIEEAGEVWIAAEYQSDAELAEEMSQLIYWTQVMMVARGLKPEDIYKYL; encoded by the coding sequence GTGAAGAATTTTGACTCGCTCTACGAAGAACTTTTGACCCGCTCCCAGACCCGTCCTGAGGGCTCCGGCACTGTCGCTGCCTTGGATAAGGGTGTGCATCATGTGGGCAAGAAGATCATCGAGGAAGCGGGCGAAGTGTGGATCGCCGCTGAGTACCAGTCCGATGCGGAATTGGCTGAGGAAATGTCCCAATTGATCTACTGGACCCAGGTCATGATGGTGGCCCGTGGGCTCAAGCCCGAAGACATCTACAAGTACCTGTAA
- a CDS encoding HAD family hydrolase, with protein sequence MYNAVLWDMDGTLVDSEPLWEIATYELSESLGRRITPEFRARTIGGTFQNTLQLCADFAGVSVSAEQAEQLQRQMFTRMHELLSTRLELRPGIEKLLSELANSGTPMMLVTNTARELADPAIEAIGRDFFTSTICGDEVANGKPNPEIYRTAALRLGFQPDQCLAFEDSPTGMASATAAGCRVVGLPERGEVPAEALDMRDLHGSTSFLGVTAADLAAWYAAFDN encoded by the coding sequence ATGTATAACGCTGTTTTGTGGGACATGGACGGTACCCTGGTGGATTCCGAGCCGTTGTGGGAAATTGCCACGTATGAGCTGAGTGAGTCGCTAGGTCGACGAATCACTCCGGAGTTCCGTGCCCGCACCATCGGCGGCACCTTCCAGAACACGCTGCAGTTATGTGCGGACTTCGCGGGAGTGTCAGTCAGCGCCGAACAAGCAGAGCAACTGCAACGCCAGATGTTTACCCGCATGCACGAATTGCTTTCCACCCGGTTGGAGTTGCGACCGGGCATCGAAAAGCTGCTGAGCGAACTCGCGAATTCCGGCACGCCGATGATGCTGGTGACCAACACCGCTCGCGAGCTCGCCGACCCAGCCATCGAAGCCATCGGCCGCGACTTCTTCACTTCGACCATCTGCGGTGATGAAGTTGCCAACGGCAAGCCGAATCCGGAGATTTATCGCACCGCCGCTCTGCGCCTCGGTTTCCAACCGGATCAGTGTTTGGCATTTGAGGACTCACCAACTGGCATGGCCTCTGCCACGGCGGCTGGCTGCAGGGTAGTGGGGCTGCCTGAGCGCGGCGAGGTACCAGCGGAAGCACTGGACATGCGTGATCTCCACGGCAGCACCTCCTTTTTAGGGGTAACTGCGGCTGATCTTGCTGCGTGGTACGCAGCCTTTGACAACTAG
- the metH gene encoding methionine synthase, producing MKTSTTFLDALSTRILIGDGAMGTQLQGFDMSIDQDFLGLEGCNEILNATRPDVVGSIHRSYFEAGADFVETNTFGCNLPNLADYGIADRCEELAQAGARIARNIADEFDGKFVVGSLGPGTKLPSLRHALFDDLSHHYFLAARGLVSGGADAILIETAQDLLQVKSAVQACHQAFEESGTQLPILVHVTVETTGTMLLGSEIGAALTALERLGVSAIGLNCATGPAEMSEHLRYLSQHASIPVSVMPNAGLPILGKDGAVYPLTAPELAEALTGFIDEFGLGIVGGCCGTTPEHIAALAEAVGKRAPATPRQAAPEDNVSSLYQSVPLTQETGITIIGERTNANGSKAFREAMLAGDWEKCIDIAKGQTRDGAHLLDVCVDYVGRDGRQDMHEFAARLSTSTTLPIMLDSTEPAVLEAGLKVLGGRCALNSVNFEDGDGPDSRYQRIMRLAKDHGAAVVALTIDEEGQARTADRKVEVAQRLIKDITETWGLAEQDIIVDCLTFPISTGQEETRRDGIETIEAIKRLKAEHPNVHTTLGLSNISFGLNPAARQVLNSVFLNECINAGLDTAIAHSSKILPMNRIDERQREVALDMVYDRRTESYDPLQVFMELFDGVDATSAKDARAEALAAMPLFERLAQRIIDGEKQGLEADLDQAMTEKSPIEIINQDLLAGMKTVGELFGSGQMQLPFVLQSAETMKTAVAYLEQFMEAADSSGSKGKLVIATVKGDVHDIGKNLVDIILSNNGYEVVNLGIKQPIRDIAAAAQEHGADVIGMSGLLVKSTVVMKENLQELNTLGLSDYPVLLGGAALTRTYVENDLDEVYDGDVHYARDAFEGLTLMDNVMAGKRGEVDPEQLEAARVAEEKKAERKARRERSLRIAAERKANAPEVDLPERSDVAVDVPRATPPFWGTRIVKGMTLSDYLPLLDERALFLGQWGLKPAKGSEETYEELVEREGRPRLRMWLDRLKSEGILDHAAAVYGYFPVHASGEEILVHAEPSLESPIIQRFAFPRQKRGRFLSIPDFVSPTEIDVLPFQLVTMGQPIADFANELFAANNYRDYLEVHGLGVQLTEAMAEWLHSRIRAELTLPDGAFVGDSDATDPRRFFDLDYSGARYSFGYGSCPDLESRRTLVELLQPERIGVSLSEELQLHPEQSTDAFVLYHPEAKYFNV from the coding sequence ATGAAGACTAGTACGACTTTCCTCGACGCTCTGTCCACCCGAATTCTCATCGGCGACGGTGCCATGGGCACCCAGCTGCAGGGCTTCGATATGTCCATTGACCAAGACTTTCTTGGTCTGGAAGGCTGTAACGAAATCCTCAACGCCACTCGCCCCGACGTTGTCGGCAGCATTCACCGCAGCTACTTCGAAGCTGGCGCCGACTTCGTCGAAACGAACACTTTCGGGTGTAACCTCCCGAACCTCGCGGACTATGGCATTGCCGACCGCTGTGAAGAGCTCGCTCAGGCAGGCGCCCGCATCGCCCGAAACATTGCCGACGAGTTTGACGGCAAGTTCGTCGTTGGCTCACTCGGCCCCGGAACCAAACTGCCCTCCCTGCGGCATGCGCTTTTCGACGACCTCAGCCACCACTACTTCCTGGCCGCCCGCGGCCTCGTATCCGGCGGCGCCGACGCGATCCTCATCGAAACTGCGCAGGACTTGCTGCAGGTAAAAAGCGCAGTCCAGGCTTGCCACCAGGCCTTCGAAGAAAGCGGCACCCAACTTCCGATCTTGGTCCACGTCACCGTGGAAACCACCGGCACGATGCTCCTCGGATCAGAGATTGGCGCTGCTCTCACCGCGCTGGAGCGCCTAGGGGTGTCCGCCATTGGTCTGAACTGTGCCACCGGACCAGCAGAGATGAGCGAACACCTGCGCTACTTGTCTCAGCACGCTTCGATTCCCGTGTCAGTCATGCCTAACGCGGGCCTGCCCATCCTCGGAAAAGACGGAGCTGTCTACCCGTTGACGGCTCCAGAGTTGGCGGAAGCGCTCACCGGGTTCATCGATGAGTTCGGGCTCGGCATCGTAGGGGGTTGCTGTGGTACTACGCCGGAGCACATCGCTGCGTTGGCCGAGGCCGTCGGCAAGCGTGCCCCTGCCACGCCGCGGCAGGCAGCCCCGGAGGACAATGTGTCCTCCTTGTACCAATCGGTCCCGCTGACGCAGGAGACGGGCATCACGATTATCGGCGAACGGACGAATGCAAACGGGTCCAAGGCGTTTCGCGAGGCGATGCTGGCGGGGGATTGGGAGAAGTGCATTGACATCGCTAAGGGCCAGACCCGGGATGGCGCCCACTTACTCGATGTCTGTGTCGATTACGTAGGCCGCGATGGCCGCCAGGACATGCATGAGTTTGCCGCTCGGCTCTCTACGTCCACGACCCTGCCGATCATGTTGGACTCCACCGAGCCTGCGGTTTTGGAGGCAGGACTGAAGGTACTCGGCGGCCGCTGCGCGCTGAACTCCGTGAACTTCGAGGATGGCGACGGGCCTGATTCGCGATATCAAAGAATCATGAGGTTGGCCAAAGACCATGGCGCGGCGGTGGTAGCGCTGACGATCGATGAAGAGGGCCAGGCGCGCACCGCCGACCGCAAGGTTGAAGTTGCGCAGCGACTGATCAAGGACATCACCGAGACCTGGGGGTTGGCGGAGCAAGACATCATCGTCGATTGCCTCACCTTCCCAATCTCGACCGGCCAGGAAGAAACTCGCCGCGACGGCATTGAAACCATCGAAGCCATCAAGCGTCTGAAGGCCGAGCACCCTAACGTGCACACCACTCTTGGCCTTTCCAACATCTCCTTCGGACTCAACCCAGCTGCCCGACAGGTGCTCAACTCCGTCTTCCTCAACGAGTGCATCAATGCCGGACTAGACACCGCGATCGCGCACAGCTCCAAGATCTTGCCGATGAACCGCATCGATGAGCGCCAGCGCGAGGTGGCCCTGGACATGGTCTACGACCGCCGCACCGAAAGTTATGATCCGCTCCAGGTGTTCATGGAGCTTTTCGACGGCGTAGACGCCACCAGCGCCAAGGACGCCCGCGCTGAAGCGCTAGCTGCGATGCCATTGTTCGAACGCCTGGCGCAGCGCATCATCGATGGTGAGAAGCAGGGGCTAGAGGCCGACCTCGATCAAGCGATGACCGAGAAAAGCCCGATCGAGATCATCAACCAGGATCTTTTAGCTGGCATGAAGACGGTGGGCGAGTTGTTTGGCTCAGGTCAGATGCAGTTGCCGTTTGTATTGCAGTCCGCCGAAACCATGAAGACAGCGGTGGCCTACCTCGAGCAGTTTATGGAGGCTGCAGATTCTTCGGGCTCGAAAGGCAAGCTCGTCATCGCCACGGTGAAGGGTGACGTGCACGACATTGGTAAGAACCTGGTGGACATCATCTTGTCTAACAACGGCTATGAAGTGGTGAACTTGGGCATCAAGCAGCCGATTCGCGACATCGCTGCCGCCGCACAGGAACACGGAGCCGATGTCATCGGCATGTCCGGATTGCTGGTGAAGTCCACCGTGGTGATGAAAGAGAATCTCCAGGAGCTCAACACTCTCGGGCTTTCTGACTATCCGGTGCTGCTGGGCGGGGCAGCCTTAACCCGCACCTACGTGGAAAACGACCTGGATGAGGTCTACGACGGCGACGTCCACTACGCCCGTGATGCCTTCGAGGGACTCACCCTCATGGACAATGTCATGGCCGGCAAGAGGGGAGAAGTAGACCCGGAGCAGTTGGAGGCCGCGCGAGTAGCAGAGGAGAAGAAGGCGGAACGCAAGGCGCGTCGAGAGCGTTCGTTGCGGATCGCCGCTGAGCGCAAGGCGAACGCGCCGGAGGTCGACCTGCCGGAGCGATCCGATGTGGCAGTAGACGTACCTCGTGCGACGCCACCGTTCTGGGGAACCAGAATAGTCAAGGGCATGACACTGTCCGACTACCTGCCACTCTTGGACGAACGCGCTCTCTTCCTGGGGCAATGGGGCCTCAAACCAGCCAAAGGATCTGAGGAAACCTATGAGGAACTCGTCGAACGTGAGGGCAGGCCACGCCTGCGGATGTGGCTGGATCGGCTCAAGTCGGAAGGCATCCTGGACCACGCCGCAGCTGTCTACGGGTATTTTCCGGTACACGCGTCCGGAGAAGAGATCCTGGTACACGCCGAACCTTCGCTTGAATCCCCGATTATCCAGCGCTTTGCGTTTCCGCGACAAAAGCGCGGTCGATTCCTGTCCATCCCAGACTTCGTCTCGCCGACCGAAATCGATGTTCTCCCGTTCCAGCTCGTGACCATGGGGCAGCCCATCGCAGACTTCGCCAATGAACTGTTCGCGGCTAACAATTACCGCGACTACCTTGAGGTGCACGGACTGGGTGTGCAGCTGACTGAAGCTATGGCCGAGTGGCTGCACAGCCGGATTCGCGCCGAGCTGACTCTGCCAGACGGTGCCTTTGTAGGAGATAGCGATGCCACCGACCCGCGTCGCTTCTTCGACCTCGACTACTCCGGCGCACGCTATTCCTTTGGCTACGGCTCCTGCCCAGACCTCGAATCACGCCGCACCTTGGTGGAGTTACTACAGCCTGAGCGCATTGGCGTCAGTCTTTCTGAAGAGCTCCAGCTGCATCCTGAGCAGTCAACAGATGCCTTCGTGCTCTACCACCCGGAAGCAAAGTACTTCAACGTCTAA
- the mshC gene encoding cysteine--1-D-myo-inosityl 2-amino-2-deoxy-alpha-D-glucopyranoside ligase, with the protein MQSWPRPEVPRLDPALGTPVPLVLFDTADQDLTPISAQEGKVGMYVCGITPYDATHLGHAATYLAFDLAYRQLLDNGHEVHYVQNITDVDDPLFERAERDGVDWKELGNSQIDLFRSDMTALEVLPPQHYVGVMDAVDEVIEMVQGLLDNGSAYQIEGDEYPDIYASIDATKHFGYESNYDRETMEKFFAERGGDLDRAGKRDPLDALIWRAAREGEPSWDAPFGKGRPGWHIECSAIATNRLGSHFAIQGGGSDLIFPHHEFSAAHAEALHGEERMADVYVHTGMIALDGVKMSKSLGNLVFVSKLTAAGHDPSAIRLGVFATHYRSDRDWSDAVLTTAEMRLDHWRQAIVRAGNEPAAKALVAEMRSALADDLDTPRALAAIDSWALSVPENDNTEAKAAGRIVQQAVHALLGVRL; encoded by the coding sequence ATGCAATCGTGGCCACGTCCAGAAGTTCCCCGTCTAGACCCTGCGCTCGGCACCCCAGTGCCGCTGGTGCTCTTTGACACCGCAGATCAAGATCTGACTCCCATCTCTGCTCAAGAAGGGAAGGTGGGGATGTATGTCTGTGGCATCACCCCCTATGACGCCACCCACCTAGGGCATGCGGCGACATACCTCGCCTTCGACCTGGCTTATCGCCAGCTCTTGGACAACGGGCACGAGGTGCACTACGTCCAAAACATCACCGACGTAGATGACCCGCTTTTTGAGCGCGCCGAGCGCGATGGCGTGGACTGGAAGGAACTGGGCAACAGCCAGATTGACCTGTTCCGTTCCGACATGACTGCCCTTGAGGTGCTGCCACCGCAGCACTACGTGGGTGTCATGGACGCGGTAGACGAAGTGATCGAAATGGTGCAGGGGCTGCTGGATAACGGATCCGCTTACCAAATCGAGGGTGACGAGTACCCGGACATCTACGCCTCCATCGATGCGACAAAGCATTTTGGCTATGAGTCAAATTACGACCGCGAAACGATGGAGAAGTTCTTTGCCGAGCGCGGGGGAGACCTAGACCGCGCTGGCAAGCGCGATCCACTTGATGCCCTCATTTGGCGCGCTGCCCGCGAAGGAGAGCCTTCCTGGGACGCACCATTCGGCAAGGGGCGTCCGGGCTGGCACATCGAGTGCTCGGCCATTGCCACCAATCGCCTCGGTTCCCACTTCGCCATCCAGGGCGGTGGCAGTGACCTGATCTTCCCACACCATGAATTCTCTGCTGCCCACGCGGAAGCACTGCACGGCGAAGAGCGAATGGCGGACGTCTACGTGCACACCGGCATGATTGCCTTGGATGGCGTGAAGATGTCCAAGTCTTTGGGCAATCTAGTGTTCGTTTCCAAGCTGACCGCAGCTGGGCACGATCCAAGTGCGATTCGCCTGGGAGTGTTTGCGACTCATTATCGCAGCGACCGCGACTGGTCGGATGCCGTTCTCACCACTGCCGAAATGCGCCTCGACCATTGGCGTCAGGCCATCGTTCGTGCGGGCAATGAACCTGCGGCAAAGGCACTGGTGGCCGAAATGCGATCCGCGCTTGCCGACGACCTGGACACCCCACGCGCCCTGGCCGCAATTGATTCCTGGGCGTTGAGCGTCCCAGAAAACGACAACACTGAAGCCAAGGCGGCCGGACGAATCGTCCAGCAGGCCGTGCATGCCTTGCTGGGCGTGCGATTGTAA
- a CDS encoding undecaprenyl-diphosphate phosphatase: MSWSQTIVLSVVQGLTEFLPVSSSGHLRIISELFWGQDAGASFTAVVQLGTEAAVLVYFARDIFSIAKGWLQGLFNKSKRGFDYRMGWMVIVGTLPVGILGYLGKDLIRDNLRNMWITATVLVLFSFVFIVAEKFGSKKRSFDELTMKDAIIMGFAQCLALIPGVSRSGGTVSAGLFTGLNREVATRFSFLLAIPAVLASGLFSLPDALNPEAGQVASPAQLVVGTVIAFGLGYASIAWLLKFVSHHSFSWFAAYRIPAGLAVMGLLAAGVLQP; the protein is encoded by the coding sequence ATGTCATGGTCACAGACCATCGTGTTGTCCGTCGTCCAGGGACTTACCGAGTTTCTTCCGGTGAGCTCATCGGGACATCTGCGCATCATTTCCGAGCTGTTCTGGGGCCAGGACGCCGGAGCATCGTTTACGGCCGTGGTGCAGCTGGGCACGGAGGCCGCGGTGCTGGTGTACTTTGCGCGCGACATCTTCAGCATCGCTAAGGGCTGGCTGCAAGGCCTGTTTAACAAGAGCAAGCGCGGTTTCGACTACCGCATGGGCTGGATGGTAATCGTCGGTACGCTGCCGGTTGGCATCCTAGGCTACCTGGGTAAGGACCTGATTCGCGACAACCTGCGCAACATGTGGATCACCGCCACGGTGCTCGTGCTGTTCTCCTTCGTGTTCATCGTCGCCGAGAAATTCGGTAGCAAGAAGCGCTCTTTTGATGAACTCACCATGAAGGATGCCATCATCATGGGTTTCGCCCAGTGCCTTGCCCTCATCCCGGGCGTGTCCCGTTCCGGAGGCACCGTCTCCGCGGGTCTGTTCACCGGTTTGAACCGTGAGGTCGCTACCAGGTTTTCCTTCCTGCTCGCGATCCCAGCTGTGCTCGCCTCCGGGCTTTTCTCGCTTCCCGACGCCTTGAACCCCGAAGCCGGCCAGGTGGCATCGCCGGCACAGCTGGTCGTCGGTACGGTGATCGCCTTCGGTCTGGGTTACGCCTCGATTGCATGGTTGCTGAAGTTCGTCTCACATCACTCTTTCTCTTGGTTCGCTGCTTACCGCATTCCTGCAGGTCTAGCTGTTATGGGCCTGTTGGCGGCAGGGGTACTACAGCCTTAA